The stretch of DNA AAGCGTGCCCACGAAGAAGACTATCGGTATGTTGCCGAGTATCTTGGTGAAGGGGATGTCTGCGTTGAACGTGTGCAGCACCAAGTACATTGAGAAAACGATCATGACGTGTATCGGCGTTCGCATGAGCGCCACCCTCAGGTAGTCCGCGGCACGCGCCCTTTCGAATATGTGGAAGATGCTGCGTCCCCTGAGCCTCTCGATGAACCGGGGGCGCAGCGGGCGACCGAGCAGCTTCTCGGGCCAGCGCCTCCAGAAGGCAATCCAGAGAACAAGAGATGAGTAGGCTGCTATGGCCACAGTCTGCACGGTGCGATCGAGGGAGATGCCGGCGATCGAGTAATCCTGAAAGACCGAGCCGGCCAAAGCCAGGGAAATGATCCAGAGCAGGTCGATCACAACTATGAAGAAAAATATCCCAAGGGCCTGGAAGATGGGGATGCCGTAGCGGCGTTTCAGGTAGTATGCGAACGCGGCCTGGCTTGCGGGATAATTGAGGACCATCACGGGATAGGTAGCGCCGCGCGCGGCCAGCACGTCGGAGAATTTCACCGGGTGCGAGAACTCGCCTATCACCTTCGTCATGGACCAGCTGTCGCAGATGAGGAGCAGGACGAAGTAGGCGATCGCGAACGCGACGAACGCCGGCACGTTCACCATCGTCACCGCCTCCCACACCCTTGCCGGCGGATAGACGTGGAAGAGCCAGACGAAGATGCCGGTCGCGATGCACCACGGTGCTATATGTTTGAATTTGCTAAGATATTTC from Pseudomonadota bacterium encodes:
- a CDS encoding flippase-like domain-containing protein, with amino-acid sequence MMKYLSKFKHIAPWCIATGIFVWLFHVYPPARVWEAVTMVNVPAFVAFAIAYFVLLLICDSWSMTKVIGEFSHPVKFSDVLAARGATYPVMVLNYPASQAAFAYYLKRRYGIPIFQALGIFFFIVVIDLLWIISLALAGSVFQDYSIAGISLDRTVQTVAIAAYSSLVLWIAFWRRWPEKLLGRPLRPRFIERLRGRSIFHIFERARAADYLRVALMRTPIHVMIVFSMYLVLHTFNADIPFTKILGNIPIVFFVGTLPITPGGLGTTNAMMVEMLSPYLTGQLVESGRISAKELVFAATLLWMFANYVLKVAVGTVFLKRVSSELFRPTPEVPEELAEQDAAHVGGNL